The following proteins come from a genomic window of Candidatus Omnitrophota bacterium:
- a CDS encoding O-antigen ligase family protein, which yields MFKNISYRLIIVFLLAFIAWLTFIPQPLQSKYSLQVKYALFIFLLLSIYRHKFNVKEYFFNKSDLFFWIYLALISVNIWFAEDKTLAWNFYRDLSLSAIPIYFLYKNEINNKNIRQLLYGLCLCGLVISLFGHIEMLLKKNFIYEYFVDNFFYQRFIKEGRMMSTLIHPNILGSYLVACVPIAYYFYRKAQSLRMRALNLSLFLLVLSALFLTYSRGTYLAFLLMLSIWAFLKKKHGWILLIWGGFIIFSIISTSAFADASLGKRFGIEHLFNYLRYSHRTMQYSITANMLKAHPFVGIGLNHYRMLFNQYSGKIRLSHEVMIPDSIYLMHLAETGLIGFTGLVLFLIHIVKKAAGSYKKMAGDNKDMFFALILGFTGLLINMATFDGFLWWTPFYLFWALAGATAGCQNNTMPRTEQ from the coding sequence ATGTTTAAAAACATAAGTTACCGCTTGATTATCGTTTTTTTGCTGGCCTTTATTGCGTGGCTGACTTTTATACCACAGCCCTTACAGTCTAAATATAGCCTGCAAGTCAAATATGCCTTATTTATTTTTTTATTGCTTTCAATTTACAGGCACAAATTCAATGTTAAAGAGTATTTCTTTAATAAGAGTGACCTCTTTTTTTGGATATACTTAGCGCTTATTTCAGTAAATATCTGGTTTGCCGAAGATAAAACCCTAGCCTGGAATTTCTACCGGGATTTAAGCCTAAGCGCCATCCCCATATATTTTCTCTATAAAAATGAAATAAATAATAAAAACATAAGACAACTTTTATACGGCCTTTGCCTTTGCGGTTTAGTTATATCACTGTTTGGGCATATTGAAATGCTCTTGAAGAAAAATTTTATCTATGAATATTTTGTGGATAATTTCTTCTACCAGCGTTTTATAAAAGAAGGCCGGATGATGTCAACTTTGATCCATCCGAATATACTGGGCTCTTACTTAGTTGCCTGCGTTCCTATAGCCTATTATTTTTATCGTAAAGCCCAATCCCTAAGGATGCGGGCGTTAAATTTAAGCCTATTTTTATTAGTTCTTTCTGCCTTATTCTTAACCTATTCCCGGGGGACATACTTGGCTTTTTTACTGATGCTATCAATTTGGGCTTTTCTAAAGAAGAAACATGGTTGGATACTTCTTATCTGGGGCGGGTTTATCATTTTCTCCATTATAAGTACGTCGGCCTTTGCCGATGCAAGCTTAGGAAAGCGCTTTGGGATAGAACATCTATTTAATTATTTAAGATACAGCCACAGGACAATGCAATATTCTATCACCGCCAATATGCTTAAAGCGCATCCCTTCGTGGGAATAGGCCTTAACCATTACAGAATGCTTTTTAACCAATATAGCGGCAAGATTAGGCTGTCGCATGAAGTGATGATACCGGATAGTATATATCTTATGCATTTAGCGGAGACTGGATTAATTGGGTTTACGGGTCTTGTCTTGTTCTTAATACACATAGTTAAAAAGGCAGCCGGATCCTATAAAAAAATGGCAGGCGATAATAAAGATATGTTTTTTGCGCTAATTTTGGGCTTTACAGGGCTTCTTATAAACATGGCTACTTTTGACGGGTTTCTCTGGTGGACGCCGTTTTATTTATTTTGGGCGCTTGCCGGCGCAACTGCAGGTTGCCAAAATAATACCATGCCGCGCACAGAACAATGA
- a CDS encoding PqqD family protein gives MKISVSFDKSYKPSEDVVARQVQGEFIIIPITSGVGDEEDAIFTLNETGKAVWDKLDGKKTLKSIINELVKEFDAPLEEIEKDILGITSELLKKKMLVEA, from the coding sequence ATGAAAATAAGCGTAAGCTTTGATAAAAGCTACAAACCATCCGAAGATGTGGTGGCGCGCCAGGTGCAGGGAGAATTCATAATTATCCCCATAACCAGCGGAGTAGGGGATGAAGAAGACGCAATATTTACGCTCAATGAGACCGGAAAGGCTGTCTGGGATAAATTAGACGGTAAAAAGACCTTAAAAAGCATAATAAATGAACTTGTTAAAGAATTTGATGCCCCTCTTGAAGAAATAGAAAAAGATATTTTAGGAATAACGAGTGAGTTGTTAAAGAAAAAAATGTTGGTTGAGGCTTAA
- a CDS encoding glycosyltransferase family 4 protein, which produces MKICTITNAFTPEKTTAPAKIGGAETCAERISRGLLEKGYNVIVITQRPYQGLSSLLPKLTIQEGLRVYSFYPLNIFSIYSTHQKSLIAKGLWRIIDLINPLPAIFAWLIVQKEKPDIIHNHILHGFSPFFLLRLLKSTKIPIVQSLHSYGYLCLRCDFLRSNGKICQNPPVLCRMFIALSRILIQKTISTVISPSEFCLKLYRDHGFFNNTVCRVLPNGIDTDPENPHQKINDNLFRILYAGRLVKIKGVHILIKAFRNITSPNARLNIVGEGFFERDLRALAGNDQRIAFLGKIPWIELKKRYQESDVTVMPSIYYEILGNVVLESAAAGTPVIGSRIGGISELIKDGFNGYLVPPDDTEQLHEKIEKLISNPRLKEKMSENAFLDSQKYSIQNHVSDIEKIYLSLKNV; this is translated from the coding sequence ATGAAAATCTGCACTATAACTAACGCCTTTACGCCTGAAAAAACCACTGCTCCTGCCAAAATAGGCGGGGCGGAAACCTGCGCCGAAAGGATAAGCCGCGGGCTTCTTGAAAAAGGCTATAATGTAATCGTTATCACTCAAAGGCCTTATCAGGGGCTTTCTTCTCTGTTGCCTAAACTTACCATCCAGGAAGGATTGCGGGTTTATTCTTTTTACCCTCTAAACATTTTCTCTATTTACAGCACACACCAAAAAAGCTTAATTGCTAAGGGGTTATGGAGGATCATTGATTTAATAAACCCCCTGCCAGCTATCTTTGCCTGGCTTATTGTCCAAAAGGAAAAACCGGATATCATCCATAACCATATTCTGCACGGATTCTCCCCTTTTTTCCTATTACGGCTTCTAAAATCAACTAAAATCCCTATTGTCCAATCCCTGCATTCTTATGGCTATCTTTGCCTGCGTTGCGATTTCTTGCGCAGTAACGGAAAAATATGCCAAAACCCTCCTGTTTTATGCCGAATGTTTATTGCTTTGTCCAGAATCCTTATCCAAAAAACAATAAGCACGGTTATTTCTCCTTCGGAATTTTGCTTAAAACTTTACCGGGATCACGGATTCTTTAATAACACTGTCTGCCGGGTCCTGCCCAATGGCATAGACACTGATCCGGAAAATCCGCACCAGAAAATAAACGATAATCTGTTCAGAATTCTTTACGCCGGCAGGCTGGTAAAAATCAAAGGCGTGCACATTCTTATCAAAGCTTTTAGAAACATTACTTCGCCAAATGCCCGCTTAAATATCGTGGGAGAAGGATTTTTTGAGAGAGATTTAAGGGCATTAGCAGGAAACGACCAAAGGATCGCCTTTTTAGGCAAGATCCCTTGGATAGAATTAAAGAAGCGCTACCAGGAAAGCGATGTAACAGTTATGCCGTCTATTTATTATGAAATACTGGGCAATGTGGTTTTGGAGAGCGCCGCCGCGGGAACCCCTGTTATCGGAAGCCGGATTGGAGGGATCTCTGAATTAATCAAAGACGGATTTAACGGATACTTGGTTCCTCCGGACGACACCGAACAACTGCATGAGAAAATAGAGAAACTTATCAGTAACCCGCGGTTGAAAGAAAAAATGAGCGAAAATGCTTTTCTTGATTCACAAAAATATTCTATCCAAAATCACGTTTCTGATATAGAAAAAATATACTTATCTTTAAAAAATGTTTGA
- a CDS encoding radical SAM protein encodes MKDKFISKIPLPKFKLWDKFKDADRKLVSFDLEITARCNNNCRHCYVNLSCQDSKAKSRELTLVQIKHIIDQAADLGALWCLITGGEPFLRKDFFDIYLYIKKKGLLVSVFTNATLINEKHIDFFKKYPPRDIEVTVYGVTKEVYERVTRIPGSFKAFRRGLDSLLKNKIPVRLKAMALRSNVKQLPQIARFCRQKTKDYFRFDPLLHLRFDRNQKRNEEIKSERLLPAEIVAIEKADSERSQALQKSCDKFIIPELSHTGCNHLFHCGSGNGSFYVSFDGYFKLCSSLNHPDCMYDLKKGSLEQAYNKFALKVRDMRSNNPEFLEKCRKCELVNLCLWCPAHAYLETGKLDTPVEYFCEVAHQRAEPLLNNRLK; translated from the coding sequence ATGAAAGATAAATTTATTTCCAAAATTCCTTTGCCTAAATTTAAGCTTTGGGATAAGTTTAAGGACGCAGATAGAAAACTGGTTTCTTTTGATCTGGAAATCACTGCCCGCTGTAACAACAATTGCAGGCATTGCTATGTAAATTTATCTTGTCAAGACAGCAAGGCAAAATCGCGCGAACTTACCCTTGTACAAATAAAACATATAATTGACCAAGCCGCGGATTTAGGTGCCCTTTGGTGCCTTATTACCGGAGGAGAGCCTTTTTTAAGAAAAGATTTCTTTGATATTTATTTGTACATAAAGAAAAAAGGGCTTTTGGTCTCGGTTTTTACCAATGCCACTTTAATCAATGAGAAGCATATAGATTTCTTCAAGAAATATCCTCCCAGAGATATTGAGGTTACTGTTTATGGGGTTACTAAAGAGGTGTATGAGCGCGTTACTAGGATCCCGGGGTCTTTTAAAGCTTTTAGGCGGGGGCTGGATTCTTTATTGAAAAATAAAATACCAGTGCGGCTTAAGGCCATGGCGCTTCGTTCAAATGTTAAACAGCTGCCGCAAATCGCGCGATTCTGCCGCCAGAAAACCAAAGATTATTTTCGTTTTGATCCGTTATTGCATCTTCGTTTCGACAGGAATCAAAAAAGGAACGAAGAAATTAAATCTGAACGCTTGTTACCAGCAGAAATCGTAGCAATTGAGAAAGCGGACTCCGAGCGCTCGCAGGCATTACAAAAAAGCTGCGATAAATTTATTATCCCGGAATTATCCCATACCGGATGCAACCATCTTTTTCACTGCGGAAGCGGCAATGGGAGTTTTTATGTCAGTTTTGACGGGTATTTTAAATTATGCTCTTCACTTAATCATCCCGATTGTATGTATGACTTAAAAAAAGGATCTTTGGAGCAGGCTTACAATAAATTCGCGCTTAAAGTGCGGGATATGCGTTCAAATAACCCGGAGTTTCTTGAGAAATGCCGTAAGTGTGAACTTGTCAATCTTTGTCTCTGGTGCCCGGCGCATGCTTATCTTGAAACCGGCAAACTGGATACGCCGGTTGAGTATTTCTGCGAGGTAGCCCACCAGCGCGCAGAGCCATTATTAAATAACAGATTAAAGTGA
- a CDS encoding radical SAM protein — protein MLKDYSTLKKVRNLPRLPLEGNIDFTYRCNNNCRHCWLRIPADAAEKKEELTFTEIRKIVDEARKLGCRKWFISGGEPMLRPDFAEIFDYLTRGSVSYSLNTNGALITPVIAGLMKRKGSKMVALYGATAKVHDYITRNPGSFEATIRGFYYLKEAGTGFTVQLIPMKDNYHQLQEMIKLAESLSKHWRIGSAWLFLSACGSVERNKEIIRQRLAPKEVIELDKPDLSYEESSRDLPVQNCSAGNKKYLLSSCIKTRNDFHIDPYGKMTFCSFIKDPALRYDLRKGSFQEGWDNFIPSLANKIKITKEYKEHCGSCALRKHCRICPVYAYLEHRKFSAKIDYLCAVAKENNKFKENWQEKHRRYYKIAGITIQVESDLPMEENTFHPKFKHFEVAGPGEDTVRIRHHFSLPDLEGKDLGKELYRKPPWAIYKNNGSWIYLGISPILEDKQLHRTVVFNSTHTRARIYNDKEDVFRKGNLYSLTLFPTDQILLARLLADRQGCFLHSCGVNLDGRGLLFAGHSSAGKSTMAQMLKGKAEILCDDRIIVRKQKSEFKIYGTWSHGDVPDISNASTALQAIMFLEKFEDNQLILINNKMEIVKRLLSCLIKPFLTVDWWEKTLPLIENIAQKVPCYILRFNKNGKVVELLRGGLYGR, from the coding sequence ATGTTAAAAGATTACTCAACATTAAAGAAAGTAAGAAATTTACCCCGCCTGCCATTAGAAGGCAATATTGATTTTACTTACCGCTGCAATAATAATTGCCGGCATTGCTGGTTGCGTATACCTGCTGATGCAGCAGAGAAAAAAGAAGAACTCACCTTTACTGAAATAAGAAAGATTGTTGATGAAGCAAGAAAGTTAGGTTGCCGCAAGTGGTTTATTTCCGGAGGCGAACCCATGCTTAGGCCGGATTTTGCGGAAATATTTGATTATCTTACCCGCGGCTCTGTTTCGTATTCCCTTAATACAAATGGTGCTTTAATCACTCCGGTTATCGCAGGGCTTATGAAACGTAAAGGCTCTAAGATGGTGGCTTTGTATGGAGCCACTGCTAAAGTCCACGACTATATTACCCGTAATCCCGGATCCTTCGAGGCAACCATACGCGGATTTTATTATCTAAAGGAAGCTGGCACAGGTTTTACAGTCCAACTAATTCCAATGAAGGATAATTATCATCAGCTTCAGGAAATGATAAAATTAGCTGAATCTTTGAGCAAGCACTGGAGAATCGGATCGGCATGGCTTTTTTTATCTGCCTGCGGCAGCGTGGAAAGAAACAAGGAAATAATACGCCAGAGGCTTGCGCCAAAAGAGGTAATTGAGCTGGATAAGCCGGATTTATCGTATGAAGAATCAAGCAGGGATTTACCTGTTCAAAATTGCAGCGCTGGAAACAAAAAATACCTGCTTTCCTCTTGCATAAAAACAAGGAATGATTTTCATATTGACCCTTACGGTAAAATGACCTTTTGTTCTTTTATTAAAGATCCTGCCTTGCGTTATGATTTAAGAAAAGGGAGTTTTCAAGAAGGCTGGGATAATTTTATCCCCTCTTTAGCTAACAAAATCAAGATTACCAAAGAATATAAAGAGCATTGCGGTTCCTGCGCGCTGCGTAAACACTGCCGCATTTGCCCGGTATATGCTTATTTAGAGCATCGCAAGTTTTCTGCCAAAATAGACTATCTCTGTGCCGTGGCAAAAGAAAATAATAAATTTAAAGAAAATTGGCAAGAAAAACACAGACGATATTATAAGATTGCCGGCATAACCATTCAGGTAGAATCTGATTTACCGATGGAAGAAAATACCTTTCATCCTAAATTTAAACATTTCGAAGTTGCCGGGCCCGGAGAAGATACTGTCCGCATAAGACATCATTTTTCTCTGCCGGATTTAGAGGGAAAAGATTTGGGAAAAGAATTATACCGCAAGCCGCCGTGGGCAATTTATAAAAATAATGGTTCTTGGATATATTTAGGTATTTCCCCGATACTGGAAGATAAGCAGTTGCATCGGACGGTGGTTTTTAATTCTACTCACACTCGTGCCAGAATTTATAATGATAAGGAAGATGTCTTTCGCAAAGGTAACTTGTATTCGCTAACACTGTTTCCTACTGACCAGATTCTCTTAGCCCGGCTTTTGGCAGATAGACAGGGTTGTTTCTTGCATTCCTGCGGAGTCAATCTTGACGGAAGGGGGCTGCTTTTTGCCGGTCATTCTAGCGCGGGAAAATCTACAATGGCTCAGATGTTAAAAGGAAAAGCCGAAATACTTTGTGATGATCGGATTATAGTCAGAAAGCAAAAGTCGGAATTTAAAATCTATGGAACCTGGAGCCATGGAGATGTGCCTGATATCTCTAATGCTTCGACTGCTCTACAAGCAATAATGTTTCTTGAGAAATTTGAGGATAATCAGCTTATTCTTATTAATAATAAGATGGAAATAGTTAAAAGATTATTGAGTTGTCTTATTAAGCCATTCCTTACTGTTGACTGGTGGGAGAAAACTCTTCCTTTAATTGAGAATATTGCTCAGAAAGTACCCTGCTATATATTGAGGTTTAATAAAAACGGTAAAGTTGTAGAGCTTTTAAGAGGAGGGCTGTATGGCCGATAA
- a CDS encoding radical SAM protein produces MQYRSASLSRGSYVVRKDLKQAHIWHKSKLFLYQLDIELTERCNNNCVHCCINLPAGDLEAKNKELSTEEVKNILKEAVSLGCLSARFTGGEPLLREDFEELYIFARKLGLKVLLFTNATLINQRLADLFSRIPPLERIEVTLYGMKKQSYEAVTRVLGSFEAAWRGIRLLLEKKIPFMVKGALLPYNKGEIDEFEAWAAKIPWMDRPPSYSMFFDLRCRRDGMKNKLIKNLRVSPEAGLKILNRRKGKYIKEMKEFCAKFIRPPADKLFSCGSGKGGGCVDAYGNFQPCMLLRHPDYVYDLRKGSLKDALENFFPKLREIKATNSDYLNRCAKCFLKGLCEQCPAKSWAEHGTLDTPVEYLCEVAHAQAEFLGLIKENEKAWEVADWQERIDRFSGR; encoded by the coding sequence ATGCAATACAGAAGTGCTTCTTTATCCCGCGGCTCTTATGTTGTAAGAAAAGATTTGAAGCAGGCTCATATTTGGCATAAATCAAAACTATTTTTATATCAGCTGGATATCGAATTGACAGAGCGTTGCAATAATAATTGCGTCCATTGCTGTATAAATCTGCCCGCCGGTGATTTAGAGGCAAAGAACAAAGAGCTTTCTACCGAAGAAGTCAAGAATATCCTTAAAGAAGCAGTTTCGCTGGGATGTTTGAGCGCAAGGTTTACCGGAGGCGAGCCGCTTTTAAGGGAAGATTTTGAAGAGTTGTATATTTTTGCGCGAAAACTGGGCTTAAAAGTCTTACTTTTTACAAACGCTACTTTAATTAACCAGCGTTTGGCGGATTTATTTTCGCGCATTCCTCCGCTAGAGAGAATTGAGGTTACGCTTTATGGGATGAAAAAGCAATCTTATGAGGCAGTAACGCGCGTTCTAGGCTCATTTGAAGCGGCATGGCGCGGGATCCGCTTATTATTAGAGAAAAAAATACCTTTTATGGTCAAAGGCGCGCTCTTGCCGTATAATAAAGGCGAAATAGATGAATTTGAAGCTTGGGCAGCGAAAATTCCTTGGATGGATAGGCCGCCGTCATATTCTATGTTTTTTGATTTGCGCTGCCGGCGTGATGGCATGAAGAATAAATTAATAAAAAATCTAAGAGTAAGCCCCGAAGCCGGGTTAAAAATTCTTAACCGTAGAAAAGGTAAATACATAAAAGAAATGAAAGAGTTTTGCGCAAAATTTATCCGGCCTCCCGCAGATAAACTTTTTTCTTGCGGTTCTGGTAAAGGCGGAGGCTGCGTGGATGCTTACGGAAATTTTCAGCCCTGCATGTTATTAAGGCACCCGGATTACGTTTATGATTTAAGGAAGGGCTCTTTGAAAGATGCATTAGAGAATTTCTTCCCCAAGTTAAGGGAAATAAAAGCAACCAATTCTGATTATTTAAATCGCTGTGCGAAATGTTTTTTAAAAGGTTTGTGTGAACAATGTCCGGCAAAATCCTGGGCTGAGCATGGCACGCTGGATACGCCAGTGGAATATCTTTGCGAAGTTGCCCACGCGCAGGCTGAATTTTTAGGGTTGATAAAAGAAAATGAGAAAGCTTGGGAAGTTGCTGACTGGCAAGAGAGGATTGATAGATTTAGCGGGAGGTAA
- a CDS encoding S24/S26 family peptidase: MACKNFCYQEFCAQIYQYAPVCDDIDKKNIISSSSYPNNPWETGLVLQMFELGRLFVEKKMVKFSPEGACMYPCIRPKDILHIEPKSVSEIRVGDIAVYRKAGRLFAHRTIAKGNNEGQDYIITRPDTAYSGNDGASFEQDILGIVSRIQRRGETLNTVKKDYPFVKRFFFNLYLKHYYFKQYLWRKIIDFISYIQQYKAYRWFARFLFIKSSKEVQFSLQAPISPKANSKFYKEFSKTELLESLSGEFPVSKWTIALEINSKPAGYLSFVFKPKDCPFSGWWLYEYKLRLRYRRTNLEEKLLREADDLFKQAGATGISVSVLKGMNLEKKILKNLGFREISTQKEVFFKNKEPVERLIMKKEIGSKI, translated from the coding sequence GTGGCTTGTAAAAACTTTTGCTACCAGGAATTCTGCGCACAGATTTATCAATATGCTCCTGTTTGCGACGATATAGATAAGAAAAATATCATTTCTTCGTCTTCCTATCCAAATAATCCGTGGGAAACTGGTTTAGTTCTACAAATGTTTGAATTAGGCAGATTATTTGTAGAAAAGAAGATGGTTAAATTTTCTCCTGAAGGGGCCTGCATGTATCCTTGCATTCGGCCGAAAGATATTTTACACATTGAGCCCAAAAGCGTAAGCGAAATTAGAGTTGGAGATATCGCGGTTTACCGTAAGGCAGGCCGATTATTTGCTCATCGCACGATTGCCAAAGGAAATAACGAGGGCCAAGATTATATTATTACCCGTCCGGATACCGCTTATTCCGGAAATGACGGAGCCAGTTTTGAACAGGATATTTTAGGAATAGTTAGCCGCATTCAAAGGCGAGGGGAAACTTTAAATACTGTAAAAAAAGATTACCCTTTTGTAAAACGGTTTTTCTTTAATCTTTACCTTAAGCATTATTACTTTAAGCAATATCTGTGGCGTAAAATAATTGATTTTATCAGTTATATACAACAGTATAAAGCTTACCGCTGGTTTGCCAGGTTTTTATTCATAAAGTCAAGCAAAGAAGTCCAATTTTCTTTGCAGGCGCCCATTAGCCCTAAAGCAAACAGCAAATTTTATAAGGAATTCTCTAAAACGGAACTTTTGGAATCTTTAAGCGGAGAGTTTCCTGTTTCGAAGTGGACGATTGCGTTAGAGATAAATTCAAAGCCGGCAGGTTATTTATCATTTGTTTTTAAACCTAAAGATTGCCCGTTTTCCGGCTGGTGGCTTTATGAATATAAGTTAAGGCTTAGATACAGAAGGACTAACTTAGAAGAAAAGCTTTTGCGAGAAGCGGATGATTTGTTTAAGCAGGCTGGCGCAACAGGGATATCCGTAAGCGTTCTTAAAGGCATGAATTTAGAGAAAAAGATTTTAAAGAACTTGGGGTTTAGAGAAATATCAACGCAAAAAGAAGTTTTCTTTAAAAATAAAGAGCCTGTTGAGCGCCTGATAATGAAAAAAGAAATTGGATCAAAGATTTAA
- a CDS encoding O-antigen ligase family protein, protein MKKLQKVSEFLFCALALLVALWLSFFVEPIQSKYGHLIIISLFAALSFIILANRAMGRAIPLDKTDTFLWAYILMVTSSVFFAQNRQIAINQYIRYAVPIPIIYYLFKNGFPLVKNKRRLMITICILASIMAFIAIIETIFRKNIIYENLYLRNYYGFYQNFFIKEHRAVSTQIVPQALGTCLIACIPAAYSLIYNEKKRYIKILAILCAILISIGVILTLTLIIFLAGAVTSILYFYYKKNRNTVFFIIIAFALMIACFTFLSKRQFPSWKIRVSGLTNILPYKHRINRIITTASILKDYPLTGAGIGNFRYVFDRYYIATKKIPYYWKVPDNMYLSILGETGLLGFFTFILFMARLLKMGFKFLKFGGNNENKEIALFLLTAICGMLLSMANYDALYWTVPFYLFWIYCGMLASLMKTKENV, encoded by the coding sequence ATGAAAAAGCTGCAAAAAGTGTCTGAATTTTTGTTTTGCGCCCTTGCCCTGCTTGTGGCGCTCTGGCTTTCTTTTTTTGTTGAGCCGATACAAAGTAAATACGGGCATCTAATTATTATTTCTTTATTTGCGGCCTTATCTTTTATTATTCTTGCTAATCGCGCAATGGGCAGGGCCATTCCCCTAGATAAAACCGATACATTTTTATGGGCGTACATATTAATGGTAACATCAAGCGTTTTCTTCGCCCAAAATAGACAAATTGCAATAAATCAATATATCCGTTATGCGGTACCAATCCCGATTATATATTATTTGTTCAAGAATGGATTCCCATTAGTAAAAAATAAGCGCCGGCTTATGATCACCATCTGCATCTTGGCCAGCATTATGGCTTTTATCGCGATAATTGAAACTATTTTTCGTAAAAATATTATCTACGAGAACCTATATTTAAGAAATTATTACGGATTTTATCAAAATTTCTTTATTAAAGAGCACAGAGCCGTATCAACCCAAATAGTGCCTCAGGCTTTAGGCACATGCCTGATTGCCTGCATCCCGGCGGCATATTCCCTGATTTATAATGAAAAAAAACGCTATATAAAGATACTTGCAATTTTATGCGCTATCTTAATATCAATAGGAGTTATTTTAACGCTTACTCTGATAATTTTTCTGGCGGGTGCCGTAACTTCAATCTTGTATTTTTATTATAAGAAAAATAGAAATACAGTTTTTTTCATTATTATCGCTTTCGCGTTAATGATAGCTTGTTTTACTTTCTTATCGAAAAGACAGTTTCCTTCTTGGAAAATTAGGGTATCGGGCCTGACAAATATACTGCCCTACAAACACAGGATAAATAGGATTATTACAACTGCCAGCATCTTGAAGGATTACCCCTTAACAGGCGCAGGTATAGGCAATTTTAGATATGTCTTTGACAGATACTACATCGCAACAAAAAAGATTCCATATTATTGGAAGGTCCCCGACAATATGTACCTTTCTATCTTAGGCGAAACTGGGTTATTGGGCTTTTTTACCTTTATCCTTTTTATGGCAAGATTATTAAAGATGGGTTTTAAGTTTTTAAAATTTGGCGGGAATAACGAAAACAAGGAGATAGCTCTATTTTTGCTAACAGCAATTTGCGGGATGCTTTTGAGCATGGCCAATTACGATGCCTTATACTGGACTGTGCCATTTTATCTATTTTGGATATATTGCGGGATGCTGGCTTCGTTAATGAAAACTAAAGAAAATGTTTAA
- a CDS encoding nucleotidyltransferase family protein: MFEPEFKLLLSLSRTAIDQNVVAKILEKYGKALDWDKFVSLSITNGITALTYHALSSLEKNDTIPKEIIDRLQEYYYCGLGRNLKLWKEFSIIHEEFLRNNIQIIPLKGIILGNTLYYNPALRGIMADIDFLIQEQNINSACLIMEQLGYIRDPYQPGHIYTFRKTGLMIEMHWNFLPPNLSTIDMEIIWKNSKEAVIDNRKVTILSWEDTLLTLPLQVRFDWPQVKLFRFCDINEIILQHGDRLNWKYIARQARKWQILGPLVFSLYCCETLFNTKLTKQLKQELPLSRLNKILFYLFKNGINKTAPFNSWAKWLILIHPKDYFRILLKSYKN; encoded by the coding sequence ATGTTTGAGCCGGAATTTAAATTACTTCTTTCTTTAAGCCGCACCGCCATTGACCAAAACGTTGTTGCCAAAATATTAGAAAAATACGGCAAGGCTTTGGATTGGGATAAATTTGTTAGCTTATCCATAACAAACGGGATTACCGCTTTAACTTATCATGCGCTTTCCTCTCTAGAGAAAAATGATACTATCCCAAAAGAAATTATAGATAGATTGCAAGAGTATTACTACTGCGGGTTAGGCAGAAATCTAAAGTTATGGAAAGAGTTCTCGATCATTCATGAGGAGTTTTTAAGAAACAACATACAAATAATCCCATTAAAAGGGATTATTTTAGGAAACACCTTATACTATAACCCAGCCTTGCGCGGGATTATGGCGGATATTGATTTTCTGATCCAAGAGCAAAACATAAATTCTGCGTGTTTAATTATGGAGCAATTGGGATACATCCGGGATCCTTATCAACCTGGGCATATTTATACTTTTAGAAAAACAGGCTTGATGATAGAGATGCACTGGAATTTCTTACCTCCTAATTTAAGCACAATTGATATGGAAATTATCTGGAAGAATTCAAAGGAGGCTGTTATTGATAACCGCAAGGTTACGATATTGTCATGGGAAGATACGCTCTTGACCCTTCCTCTTCAAGTACGTTTTGATTGGCCGCAAGTTAAGCTATTTCGTTTTTGCGATATAAATGAAATCATACTGCAACACGGAGATAGATTAAACTGGAAGTATATTGCAAGGCAGGCAAGAAAATGGCAGATTCTGGGGCCGCTTGTATTTAGTCTTTACTGCTGCGAAACGCTATTTAATACCAAGCTCACCAAACAGCTCAAGCAAGAATTACCTTTAAGCAGATTAAATAAAATATTATTTTATTTATTTAAAAACGGCATCAATAAAACCGCGCCTTTTAATTCATGGGCAAAGTGGCTTATTCTTATCCACCCTAAAGATTACTTCAGGATACTTTTAAAATCTTATAAAAATTAA